From a region of the Candidatus Brocadia sp. genome:
- a CDS encoding serine protease — translation MSRSERENFIVRILDQNNKPVGAGFLISPRHVLTCSHVISKLDEEITLDFPLLSTQKYKACIKVQFSPKESACPDDIEDIAVLEFLLNQELPNDVSFATVSDIRDLYDHPVNVCGFPEGNDGGSWVDGKLRGGVRLRAGYSLIRRCMQSA, via the coding sequence ATGTCTCGCTCTGAAAGAGAAAATTTTATTGTACGCATCCTAGATCAGAACAATAAACCGGTAGGGGCAGGGTTTCTGATCTCTCCCCGGCACGTTCTTACCTGTTCCCATGTCATCTCGAAACTTGACGAAGAGATAACCCTTGATTTTCCCTTGCTGTCAACACAAAAATACAAAGCCTGCATCAAGGTTCAATTTTCACCGAAAGAGTCGGCTTGCCCTGATGATATCGAAGATATCGCCGTGCTGGAATTCCTGTTAAATCAGGAATTGCCAAATGACGTCTCTTTTGCAACGGTGAGTGATATTCGTGACTTGTATGATCATCCTGTGAATGTATGCGGATTTCCGGAAGGCAATGACGGAGGCAGCTGGGTAGATGGCAAACTCAGGGGGGGGGTACGGCTCAGGGCTGGATACAGTTTGATCAGGAGATGCATGCAAAGTGCGTAA